The Archangium primigenium genomic interval CGCCTTCACCGTGCAGGTGACGGGCAAGGACATCACCAGCGCCGACTTCCAGCTGTCCCATGACGGCAAGAGCCTGCGCGGCCGGGCGTTCGACCAGGTGGTCTTCCTGTCGCTCGGCGAGGACACGGTGGGCGGGACCGTGGGCAGTCAGCTCGCCCGGCTCCGTCTCCAGGACAAGGACGGCACCACGCAGGTGAAGGGCAACTTCATGGGCAGCCTCGTGGACTTCAGCGTGGGTCCCCAGGGGCTCACCGGGGTGCTCGGCCGGTGCGGCTACGAGTTGAAGGCCCACGCGAACGGGCTCTACGAGGGCTCGCGCAGCTGCGGCGGCATCCCCCAGCGGCCCGTCCTCCTCAGCATCCCGGAGAACCTCACCCAGCAGGGCACGCCCCTGACGGTGGCGACGCTGGCGATGCTCTTGGGCAACGTCTAGCCCGGCGGAGTGGCCGCGTGTGCCCGGAGGAAGGTGTCCAGGTGATCCTCCAGGAAGCGCTCCACGTCCAGGGGCCGGCTGCTCGCCCCGGACAGTTGCACCTGGTGCAGGAGCCCCAGGACCACGGGGCTCACCAGCTCCAGCGCGGCGTGGCGCACGTCACAGCGGCGCAGCTCGCCCTCCGCGATATGGCGTGACAGCCGTGCCTCGGCGGCCTGGAGCGTGGGCTCCAACAACTCCTGGAGGTACACCGGCCCCAGCGTGGCGTGGCCCACCCCCGCGGTGAGCCCGAAGGCGTGCACCTCCCCCACGGCGCCCTCGCGCCAGCCCTTGGCGAAGGCGCGCAGGAACCACTGGAGGGACTCGCGCACCGGCCCGCGCGCCCCGGTGGCCACGGACAGCAGGTGGGGCAGCCCCCGGCGGTGCATGTCCGCCATCATCTCGGCCATGAGCGCCTCGCGCGAGCCGAAGTAGTGGCGCAGCGTGGCCACGCTCACCCCCGCCACCTCGGCGAGCTCCCGGAAGCTCGCCTGCGCCCCATCCCGCGCGAGCAGCCGCTGCCGCACGGCCGTCAGGAGCCGTTCGCGCTCCTGGGCGTAGTCCGCGTTGCGACTTCCCTTCACCCGGGCCATGCCCGCTGGATAGCCCGGATGAATGAGGAAATCCAACGATCGGACCAGGCCCCCTCCCCGCCCGGACACGGTTGACTTGAAATTGAATAGACCACGTTGGATATTCTATGGGGACTTGGTCCCCGGCGGGAGGAACACGATGCGCGACGGCTTCACCCAGGAGGGTTTCGCGGAGGTCTGGACACCCGTGGCCATGTCGCGGGAGGTGGGGCGGGCGCCGTATGGGCTGACGCTGGCGGGCGAGCGCCTGGTGCTGTTCCGCGATGCGAAGGGCACGCTCGCGGCGCTGAGGGACCAGTGCCCGCACCGGGGCGTGAAGCTGTCACTCGGCAAGGTGGGCGCGGACGGGTGCCTGGAGTGTCCCTTCCACGGGTGGCGCTTCGCCGCGGACGGCCAGTGCGCGCACATCCCGCTCAACCCCATGCCCGAGGAGAAGCGGCAGCGCTTCGCGGCCACGGCGTTCCCGGTGCGCGAGCGCGGAGGCCTCGTGTGGCTGTACACGCGTCCGGGCGCCGAGGCCCCCGACGAGCCCCATGTCCCCGAGGCCCTGGAGAAACCCGGGGTGCACGTGTGGCTGTACGCGGAGACGTGGAACGCGCACTGGACGCGGGCCATGGAGAACATGCTCGACTCGCCGCACCTGCCCTTCGTGCACCGGCGCACCATCGGTGGCGCCCTGCGCCGGCGGATGAAGCCGGACTCGCGCATGGACGTGGAGGTGGAGCCCACGCCCACGGGCTTCCGCACGTACGCGAGCCTGGATGGGGAGAAGCCCCAGGGCTTCCTCGACTGGCTGCGGCCCAACGGCATGCGGCTGAACATCCCCATTCCCGGGCGGCTCATGCAGTTGCACATGTGGTGCGTGCCGGTGGACGCGACGCACGTGCGGATGATGCTCGCGAGCGCGCGGGACTTCGTGCGCACGCAGCCCCTGGCGGCGCTGGTGGACCGCTACAACACCCGCATCCTGCGCGAGGACAAGGCGGTGGTGGAGTCGAGCCAGCCCCTGGAGGCGCCCCCCGTGTCCGAGGAGCGCAGCGTGGCAACGGATCGGGCCACCCTCGCCTTCCGCCGCTGGTACCTGGAGAGGAAGAAGCACGGCGGCGACGTGGCGGCCGAGGCGGCGCCCTCGCTCGCCAGCTAGCGGGCCTTGGACGACGTCAGCGAGGCGAGGGCGGCGCGGTTCCAGGGTTGGAAGAAGGGCTCGCGCAGGAGCCTGGCGAGCGAGGCCTTGTCCACGCACAGCAGTTGCAGGGCGTCGTTCCACTCGCCGAGCACGGCGATGGCGCGCACGTCGGCGGCGGCGCGGTAGAGGTCATTGAGGTTGTGCACGAAGGCGGCGAGGTCCTCCACCTCCCAGCGCTCGGACACGTCGCCAGCGAGGATGTGCAATTCCAGGACGGGGCGCTCGCGCACGTCGAGCAGCTTGAAGCGCCGGGCGGCGCCGCCCATGGCGAGGGTGAGCGGGCCCACGAGTTCGTCGGCGCGCACGCCGAAGGACGCGGTGAGGCCGCCCACGAGCAGGCCCGCGTCGGCGAGCCGGAGCAGCGCGAGGTGGGGGAGGTCCTCGGGGCGCAAGCGCTCGCGCGCGTCCTCGGAGTCCTTGAGGAGGCGCAGCCGGGCGAGCGAGTCCAGGAGGGAAGCCATGACACGCGCGAGTCTATCTCGCGCCCGCGCGCCCGCTACGTGGGCCCGTTCTGACCATTCCGAGCTCCGCGCGATGGGGCCGCGCGATTCAACGCCACGTACTCAGACACGAAATCGAGGAACTTGCGCGCGGCCTGTTCATGATCGCCCTGGCAGTCCCGCAGGTATTTGACGTGCCAGCCCTCCTCGGGAAGCTCATGTTTGATGTCCCGGAGCCAGTCCAGGAAGTCCATCCAATCCTCGTCCTGACCGGCGTTGAAGCGGGCGTTGAATTGACTGTTGGCGGCCCAGCCATTGGTGAACACGAAGAGCGACTCGACCGTCTCCGCGCCCGTCGTGAACCAGAGCCCACGGCCCAGGCTCAATTGATGCCGCACGTAACAAAGCGCATCGAGGAGTCCGACCCTGCGCCCTTCCCACTCCGCGGGAAGGGGTTCCTGCCTGACGACGATCTTCTCGTTCATGGCTCGCTCACCGCCTCATAGGCGATCCGGCTCGTCGGGTGCACGACCAGTCGGTTCATGTATTCCTGGAGGGGTAGACCCACCAGACCCGTATAGGCATCGACGATCCGCCCCTCCCATTGCACGGCGACATGCCGACCCGTCACCGCGAGTTGGTGGGTGCGAATCCGCTCACCATTCGCCAGCTCATCGAAGCCGAGCAGCTTGTAACGACCTTCGACTGTCAACCGGAGGTAGGTCGGCTTCTCGCCCAATTGGCGCAAACCCTCATGAATGAGTCTGGCGGTGCTGACGCACTCGCCCGCGCGTCGGCTCGCCGCAGTGAAGGCATTCTGGAAGGACACCAACCATGCCGGCACCCGTCCGATGTCTCGAAGCAGCAGGTACTGGTCGACGACGCACGACATGTCGCCCAGACGAAGACAGGCTTTCAGCCGTGCCCGGATGGAGTCGTCGCCCAGAGACGGAGGCGACGAGAGAACGAGGGAGGACACACCCGGAAGGGGTGAAGCGCTCACCCACAACGCCAGCAGCAGTGACGAAAAGCGCATGCATGACTCCGAAACGACCGAGGGTGCCGGGAGCCGTCAGACCGGCCCACCTGGCACCCTCGAGTCCTGCTGCCCCGACAAGGGCGAGGCGCTACACGTTGAAGCGGAAGTGCATGCAGTCGCCGTCCTGCACCACGTACTCCTTGCCTTCCACGCGCAAGAGGCCCTTCTCCTTCACCGCCGACTCGCTGCCCAGCTTGATGAGGTCTTCCCAGCGCATGACCTCGGCCTTGATGAAGCCGCGCTCGAAGTCCGAGTGGATGACGCCCGCCGCCTGCGGGGCCTTGTCACCCTTGTGGATGGTCCACGCCCGGCACTCCTGCTCGCCCACGGTGAAGTACGTCTGCAGGCCCAGGAGCTTGTAGCCCTCGCGCACCACCTTGCTCAGGCCCGGCTCGGTGAGCCCCGCGCTCTCCAGGAAGCCCGGACGCTCCTCCTCGGGTAGCTGCTGGATCTCCGACTCCATGGCCGCGGCGAGCACCACCACGCCCGCGCCTTCCTTGGCGGCCATGTCGCGCACCTGCTGCACGAACGGGTCCCCGTCCTCCTTGCCGATCTGCTTCTCGCCGATGTTGGCCACGTACAGCACGGGCTTGTCGGTGAGCAGGAACAGGTCGCGGATGACGGCGCGCTCGTCGTCGGTGAGCTTCTGCGCGCGCACCGTGGTGCCCGCGTCCAGGGCCGCCTTGATGCGGTCGAGCAGGGCCACCTCGGCCTTCGCGTCCTCGGCGGCCTTGCCGCCCACCTTGGTGTTCTTCGAGGTGCGGTCGCGGCGCTTCTCCACGGTCTCCATGTCCTTGAGACACAGCTCCGTGTCCACCACGTCCCGGTCGCGCACCGGGTTCACGCCGCCCTCCACGTGGGTGACGTTGTCGTCCTCGAAGCAGCGCAGCACGTGCAGCACCGCGTCCACCTGGCGGATGTTGGCGAGGAACTGGTTGCCCAGGCCCTCGCCCTTGGAGGCGCCGCGCACGAGGCCGGCGATGTCCACGAACTCCAGGGACGTGGGGATCTTCTTGAGGGGCTTCACCAGGGCGGTCAGCTTGTCGAGCCGCTCGTCCGGCACCGGCACCACGCCCACGTTCGGCTCAATGGTGCAGAAGGGGTAGTTGGCCGCCTGGGCCCCCGCCGCAGAGACCGCGTTGAACAGGGTGGACTTGCCCACGTTGGGCAGACCGACGATGCCGATGGAAAGCGCCATGGTGCGGTTCCTCTAATCTCGAATTACGAGCGGCGCTCGGCGCCGGCCTTGACGGGCAGGTCACGCACGAACTGCTCGGCCAGGGCGCGGTGCTTGGTGTCGTCCAGACGCTCGCTGAGCAGCTTGCCGGCCACTTCCACGGCCAGGTCCACGGTCATGGCCTTCACCTGGGCGATGGCCTTGGCCTTCTGCTCCTCGATCTCGCGCTGGGCGGACGCCTTGAACTCGTCGGCCTCCTTGCGGCTCTTGGCCATGAGCTCCTCGCGGAACTTCTCCACTTCCTGCTGGTTGCGGCGCAAGAGCTCCTGGGCCTCGCGGCGGGCCTCGGCGATGGCCGTCTTCTGCTCGGCGAGCAGCTTCTCGGCCTCGACGCGCTCACGCTTGGCGGCCTCGATGGAGCTGGTGATCTGCTTCTCGCGCTCCTCGACCACGGCGAGGATGGGGCCCCACGCCTTCCAGCGCAGGACGAAGGCCACGAGGAGGAAGGTGACGAGGGTCCAGAAGATGAGGCCCGGGCGGACCTCCACGATGCTGGCGGCGAGAACGTTGGGCAGGAGCATGGCGGCCTTGGGGTGCGACGGCGTCAGGTGACAGCGGGTTCCACGGGGACTGCGGGGCGGGCGCCCCCCGCCACGGAAGCGGGCGGGCGCCGACCGGACTGCGTGAAGCCAGCCTCAGGCCTTGGTGGCCAGGAGGATGCAGACCACGAGCGCGAACAGCGTGGCGCCTTCGATGAGGGCCGCGGCGATGATCATCGTGGTGCGGATGTCGCCGGCGGCGGCGGGCTGACGGCCCGTGGCGTCCATGGCGGCGGCGGCCAGCTTGCCGATGCCGAGACCGGCACCGATGATGGAGAGGCCAGCGCCGATACCGGCGGCGAGGAAGGCGAGCGCGAGGTTGCTGAGCATGGGAGTTCCGTCTTCTTTCTTCGGGGGGAGGACCCACTTGTGGGGGGGTCGCGTGTTGGCCCTTTGGGACGACCTCCGGCGGCCTTTCGAACCGCCGGGTACCTACACAAATCGCTGACTCAGTGGTGCGCGCGGCCGTGGTCGTGGCTGTGCGCCGGGTCGGCGTGGTGGTCATCGTGGTGGTGGGCCATGGCCACCCCCATGCCGATGAACAGCGCCGAGAGCATGGTGAAGACGTACGCCTGCACAAAGGCCACGAACAGCTCCAGCAGGTAGATGCCCATGGCGAAGGGCACGCTGACGAGCGCCACGGCGGGGTTGCGCAGCATGAAGATGAGGCCGAGCAGGAAGAAGATGACGATGTGGCCCGCCAGCATGTTGGCGAACAGACGCATCGTGAGGGCGAAGGGCTTGGTGAACAGGCCCAGGATTTCCACCGGAACCATGATGGGCCAGAGCCAGGGGGCCACGCCGCCGGTCAGGTGCCCCAGGTAGCCGCCCAGGCCCGCGGCGCGGATGCCGGCCACCTGGGTGAGGATGAACGTGCAGAGCGCCAGCGACAGCGTGACGGCGATGTTCGCGGTGGCCGTGGCCATCCAGGGAAACAGGCCCAGCAGGTTCATGAAGAGGATGAAGAAGAACGCGGTGAGCAGGTAGGGCGTGTAGCGCGGGCCCTCCTCCTTGCCAATGTTCTTGATGGCCAGCTCGTCGCGCACGAACAGCACGAGCATCTCGAAGAGGTTGGCCGCCGTGCCCCGGGGCACGAGCTTGGACTTGTCGCGGTTGCTGAACATGAGCAGCGAGCCCACGAGCAGGAGCGCCGCCAGCCACATCATCACCGTGTGCTTGGAGATGGACAGGTCCAGGCACCCCTCGC includes:
- a CDS encoding TetR/AcrR family transcriptional regulator, with translation MDFLIHPGYPAGMARVKGSRNADYAQERERLLTAVRQRLLARDGAQASFRELAEVAGVSVATLRHYFGSREALMAEMMADMHRRGLPHLLSVATGARGPVRESLQWFLRAFAKGWREGAVGEVHAFGLTAGVGHATLGPVYLQELLEPTLQAAEARLSRHIAEGELRRCDVRHAALELVSPVVLGLLHQVQLSGASSRPLDVERFLEDHLDTFLRAHAATPPG
- a CDS encoding aromatic ring-hydroxylating oxygenase subunit alpha, giving the protein MRDGFTQEGFAEVWTPVAMSREVGRAPYGLTLAGERLVLFRDAKGTLAALRDQCPHRGVKLSLGKVGADGCLECPFHGWRFAADGQCAHIPLNPMPEEKRQRFAATAFPVRERGGLVWLYTRPGAEAPDEPHVPEALEKPGVHVWLYAETWNAHWTRAMENMLDSPHLPFVHRRTIGGALRRRMKPDSRMDVEVEPTPTGFRTYASLDGEKPQGFLDWLRPNGMRLNIPIPGRLMQLHMWCVPVDATHVRMMLASARDFVRTQPLAALVDRYNTRILREDKAVVESSQPLEAPPVSEERSVATDRATLAFRRWYLERKKHGGDVAAEAAPSLAS
- the ychF gene encoding redox-regulated ATPase YchF, with the protein product MALSIGIVGLPNVGKSTLFNAVSAAGAQAANYPFCTIEPNVGVVPVPDERLDKLTALVKPLKKIPTSLEFVDIAGLVRGASKGEGLGNQFLANIRQVDAVLHVLRCFEDDNVTHVEGGVNPVRDRDVVDTELCLKDMETVEKRRDRTSKNTKVGGKAAEDAKAEVALLDRIKAALDAGTTVRAQKLTDDERAVIRDLFLLTDKPVLYVANIGEKQIGKEDGDPFVQQVRDMAAKEGAGVVVLAAAMESEIQQLPEEERPGFLESAGLTEPGLSKVVREGYKLLGLQTYFTVGEQECRAWTIHKGDKAPQAAGVIHSDFERGFIKAEVMRWEDLIKLGSESAVKEKGLLRVEGKEYVVQDGDCMHFRFNV
- the atpF gene encoding F0F1 ATP synthase subunit B → MLLPNVLAASIVEVRPGLIFWTLVTFLLVAFVLRWKAWGPILAVVEEREKQITSSIEAAKRERVEAEKLLAEQKTAIAEARREAQELLRRNQQEVEKFREELMAKSRKEADEFKASAQREIEEQKAKAIAQVKAMTVDLAVEVAGKLLSERLDDTKHRALAEQFVRDLPVKAGAERRS
- a CDS encoding ATP synthase F0 subunit C, which encodes MLSNLALAFLAAGIGAGLSIIGAGLGIGKLAAAAMDATGRQPAAAGDIRTTMIIAAALIEGATLFALVVCILLATKA
- the atpB gene encoding F0F1 ATP synthase subunit A; amino-acid sequence: MRKAMGLLVGLMASVAFADDGHGDGATALEQQEQDVAGYILHHVTDSPEYEIEIPGSNDHAVVHLPQFGIPIRAGASCEPREVAGGHGKVVPGWGEGCLDLSISKHTVMMWLAALLLVGSLLMFSNRDKSKLVPRGTAANLFEMLVLFVRDELAIKNIGKEEGPRYTPYLLTAFFFILFMNLLGLFPWMATATANIAVTLSLALCTFILTQVAGIRAAGLGGYLGHLTGGVAPWLWPIMVPVEILGLFTKPFALTMRLFANMLAGHIVIFFLLGLIFMLRNPAVALVSVPFAMGIYLLELFVAFVQAYVFTMLSALFIGMGVAMAHHHDDHHADPAHSHDHGRAHH